From Rubripirellula reticaptiva, the proteins below share one genomic window:
- a CDS encoding prolyl oligopeptidase family serine peptidase has translation MHKLSVAMLMAMAWASVGVAADLPGKVSQWKGFKRHDFTVDNRDCIVVEPETTAEGRPWIWRARFFGHEPQLDVALLKQGFHVAYCDVSNLFGSPRAVAHWNEFYRFMTEDQGFSDKPALEGMSRGGLIVYNWAIANPTRVACIYADAPVCDFKTWPGKQGKGKGDSKSWQACLAAYGLTEPEALEYPGNPIDNLEVLAAQNVPLLHVVGDDDDVVPVAENTAIVETRYRALGGPIEVIHKPGVGHHPHSLTDPTRLVDFVLTHTRAGDDLSKSYDTQVLSGWTVNVNRSLQSQNAEATATALKLLKDQLDEIVRVVPAPAVAELQKVSLWMSPQYPNEAPHAAYHPNPKWLANNGRDSRMARSVEFTNVRIFEAETRRMPNFALHELAHAYHHRVLADGFGNAQVKSVYEKAKASGKYDDVERRDAKGQTHRDRAYAMTTPQEYFAETSEAYFSRNDFFPYDQKELASHDPAAFELLTNLWGVTAK, from the coding sequence GTGCATAAGTTGAGTGTCGCCATGTTGATGGCTATGGCCTGGGCATCAGTAGGCGTTGCCGCTGATCTTCCTGGGAAAGTATCCCAGTGGAAAGGTTTCAAACGACACGATTTTACAGTCGACAATCGCGATTGCATTGTCGTTGAGCCGGAAACGACTGCCGAGGGTCGACCCTGGATTTGGCGTGCTCGTTTTTTTGGCCACGAACCACAGCTCGACGTTGCCCTTCTAAAGCAAGGCTTTCATGTCGCGTATTGCGATGTCTCGAATCTATTTGGCAGTCCTCGAGCAGTCGCCCATTGGAACGAATTTTACCGATTCATGACGGAAGACCAAGGGTTTTCGGACAAGCCCGCACTCGAAGGAATGAGCCGCGGCGGGTTGATCGTCTACAACTGGGCGATTGCAAATCCGACACGCGTTGCCTGCATCTATGCCGACGCACCTGTTTGCGATTTCAAAACTTGGCCGGGCAAGCAAGGCAAGGGAAAGGGTGATTCCAAGAGCTGGCAAGCTTGCCTTGCGGCGTACGGGCTAACCGAACCGGAGGCACTCGAGTACCCAGGCAATCCCATCGACAACCTTGAAGTGCTTGCCGCGCAAAACGTGCCGCTTTTGCACGTCGTCGGCGATGATGACGATGTAGTGCCGGTCGCCGAAAACACGGCCATTGTCGAAACACGCTATCGAGCACTCGGCGGACCGATCGAAGTGATCCACAAGCCTGGCGTCGGCCATCATCCCCATTCGCTCACCGATCCAACTCGGTTGGTTGACTTTGTGCTGACCCACACTCGCGCAGGCGACGACTTGTCGAAGTCATACGACACGCAAGTCTTGTCGGGCTGGACGGTTAACGTGAACCGATCGCTGCAATCACAAAACGCGGAGGCGACGGCAACAGCGCTGAAACTGCTAAAGGACCAATTGGACGAGATCGTGCGCGTCGTCCCAGCGCCGGCCGTTGCCGAACTGCAAAAGGTTTCGCTGTGGATGTCGCCACAGTATCCCAATGAAGCTCCGCACGCGGCCTATCATCCCAATCCTAAATGGCTCGCAAACAACGGACGCGATTCACGAATGGCGCGAAGCGTTGAGTTCACCAATGTCCGCATCTTCGAAGCAGAAACTCGCAGAATGCCAAACTTTGCGTTGCACGAACTTGCTCATGCGTACCACCACCGCGTGCTCGCCGACGGTTTCGGCAACGCACAAGTCAAATCGGTCTACGAAAAAGCGAAAGCATCGGGCAAGTACGATGACGTCGAACGCAGAGATGCCAAAGGTCAAACGCACCGCGACCGAGCCTACGCGATGACGACGCCGCAAGAGTACTTTGCTGAAACGAGCGAGGCGTACTTTAGCCGCAACGACTTCTTTCCGTACGACCAAAAGGAACTGGCGTCGCACGACCCTGCCGCCTTTGAATTGCTAACCAACCTATGGGGCGTTACAGCCAAGTAA
- a CDS encoding spherulation-specific family 4 protein has product MLTPPEWPLRGLRSAGVITHGYVATGFGDRSIAAVNADITAYLTRYDAGFVDGVFFDEMSNGLADLGYYQDLESSVDSVKTPKGAQA; this is encoded by the coding sequence ATGTTGACGCCACCGGAATGGCCTTTACGAGGTCTTCGTAGCGCCGGCGTAATCACGCATGGATACGTGGCGACGGGCTTTGGCGATCGATCCATTGCCGCAGTCAACGCTGACATCACTGCGTACCTTACCAGGTATGATGCCGGCTTTGTCGACGGCGTATTCTTCGATGAAATGTCCAACGGCTTGGCTGACCTCGGATACTATCAAGACCTAGAGAGCTCTGTCGATTCGGTGAAGACGCCAAAGGGTGCACAGGCCTGA
- a CDS encoding transposase, whose translation MSKKEFDDLDDFVLVRHLRYCFKQKGFRVRYVLFATTLLDASEHSVEDLAVLYAQRWQVEWDIQSLKAHMQMEHLRCKSPSMVRKEIYAHLISFSLIRYLSVRTALRHSTAPKYLSHTAAVQSLNAFSGNCKPEVAELINSKGSGWSQSVSIRSATENPEFTLEKSNAAPVHTSQ comes from the coding sequence ATGTCGAAAAAGGAGTTTGACGATCTTGATGATTTCGTTCTCGTCCGCCACCTTCGCTATTGCTTCAAACAAAAAGGCTTTCGAGTTCGCTATGTCCTTTTTGCGACAACGCTTCTTGATGCATCGGAGCACTCGGTAGAAGACCTTGCCGTTCTGTACGCGCAGCGATGGCAAGTCGAGTGGGACATCCAAAGTCTGAAGGCCCACATGCAAATGGAACACCTTCGTTGCAAGAGTCCTTCGATGGTTCGCAAGGAGATCTACGCTCACCTGATCTCGTTTAGTCTGATTCGTTACCTGAGCGTGCGAACGGCACTACGGCACTCGACGGCCCCGAAATATTTAAGCCACACGGCCGCGGTCCAGTCGCTCAATGCGTTTTCGGGAAACTGCAAGCCGGAAGTTGCGGAATTGATCAACTCGAAAGGGTCCGGTTGGAGTCAATCAGTGAGCATCCGGTCGGCGACCGAAAACCCAGAGTTCACCCTCGAGAAATCAAACGCCGCCCCAGTTCATACAAGCCAATGA
- a CDS encoding TadE/TadG family type IV pilus assembly protein, which produces MFCTRHHRTPNCSTRKAVAVVELAICMPILVLVLFATIEACVMLQLQHNLAITAYEGARIGIMPGTNATSVQTQCEMLLVDRDIAGYTITLDPPDPSTMDVGDALTVTVEADCVANTVLAAMFFDGKILSESVVMLAE; this is translated from the coding sequence ATGTTTTGCACCCGTCACCATAGAACACCTAATTGCAGTACCCGGAAAGCCGTTGCTGTCGTCGAACTAGCGATTTGCATGCCGATTTTGGTCTTGGTTTTGTTCGCCACGATCGAAGCTTGCGTGATGCTACAACTGCAGCACAACTTGGCAATTACGGCTTATGAGGGCGCTAGAATTGGCATCATGCCGGGGACCAACGCTACCAGTGTTCAAACGCAGTGTGAAATGTTGTTGGTTGACCGAGACATCGCTGGATATACCATCACCCTCGATCCACCCGATCCATCGACAATGGATGTTGGCGATGCATTGACGGTGACAGTCGAAGCCGACTGCGTCGCTAACACCGTTCTAGCGGCGATGTTTTTTGACGGAAAAATACTCAGTGAGTCGGTCGTCATGCTTGCCGAATGA
- a CDS encoding vWA domain-containing protein translates to MKSISNQHRAGSAMVAVVILVSALFVVAAMVINLAHIQVVNAKVQIVADASARAAGRVYAETGNEAHALVAAQQLAAMNPIQSVVVPIEAGDLEYGLSTRNSKNKAYTFTAAENGNSVRVTTNAFANGSGTGVSTVFPAFGQGMEIRPARTATNTQSTLDVCLIVDRSGSMRYAANEDSRSGSRPASEPSGWSAGDPVAPNSRWLDLVASVNGFCDELSLTAKSEKIGLVSYASDVTREVDLTTDYSEISASNFAISSSYYNGMTNVGGGIEDGLLAVTHPKYARPWANNALVLMSDGNHNTGTDPLEAAASAASQQVPIYTVSFSDEADQVLMQQIADMTGGTHYHAVDAAQLNEAFRNIARRLPSMLTE, encoded by the coding sequence ATGAAAAGTATATCCAATCAGCATCGAGCCGGATCGGCGATGGTGGCGGTCGTCATTTTGGTGTCCGCCCTGTTCGTTGTCGCCGCGATGGTGATCAACCTCGCGCACATTCAAGTCGTCAATGCAAAGGTCCAAATTGTCGCCGATGCGTCAGCGCGTGCTGCGGGACGAGTTTACGCAGAAACCGGCAATGAAGCCCATGCCTTGGTTGCCGCTCAGCAGCTCGCCGCGATGAATCCGATTCAGTCGGTGGTCGTACCGATCGAAGCAGGCGATCTGGAGTACGGGTTGAGTACGCGAAATTCCAAGAATAAAGCTTATACATTCACTGCAGCCGAAAACGGCAACTCCGTCCGTGTGACGACCAATGCGTTCGCCAACGGTAGCGGTACTGGCGTTTCAACTGTTTTTCCCGCGTTCGGCCAGGGCATGGAGATCCGACCGGCCCGCACCGCTACCAACACTCAATCGACGCTTGACGTGTGCTTGATCGTCGACCGCAGCGGATCCATGCGGTATGCAGCAAATGAAGATAGCCGCAGCGGGTCACGGCCGGCTTCCGAACCATCGGGTTGGAGCGCGGGTGATCCGGTGGCACCCAACAGTCGCTGGCTTGACCTGGTTGCGTCGGTCAATGGTTTTTGTGACGAGCTATCGCTGACTGCAAAGTCCGAAAAAATTGGTTTGGTCAGCTACGCGAGTGATGTCACCCGCGAAGTGGACCTGACCACGGACTATTCGGAAATCAGTGCCTCCAACTTTGCGATTTCATCCAGTTATTACAATGGGATGACCAATGTCGGTGGGGGCATCGAAGACGGATTGCTCGCGGTAACGCATCCAAAATACGCGCGGCCTTGGGCCAACAATGCTTTGGTGCTGATGAGCGACGGGAATCACAACACCGGTACTGATCCCCTGGAAGCGGCAGCTTCTGCAGCGAGCCAACAAGTTCCGATTTACACCGTCAGCTTCAGTGATGAAGCGGATCAAGTCCTGATGCAGCAAATTGCGGATATGACCGGCGGTACGCACTACCACGCCGTTGATGCTGCCCAGTTAAACGAAGCGTTTCGAAACATTGCGCGACGACTGCCGTCGATGCTGACCGAATAG
- a CDS encoding TadE/TadG family type IV pilus assembly protein — protein sequence MSAVRQRTVNRHPQRHGAVVVEFAIAISILLLLVFASLELFRLNMLKHSVEQASYQAARKGIIIGAKVKDVEQEAKNHLANLGVSNAAVTISPGTITDDTQVVQVDIDVPITGNSWVSPVYFFGNIHGKTRMLAERAAADMMGTVAPPP from the coding sequence ATGTCTGCTGTCCGTCAAAGAACCGTCAATCGTCATCCTCAACGTCACGGTGCAGTCGTGGTTGAGTTTGCGATCGCGATCAGTATTTTGTTGCTGCTCGTCTTCGCGTCGCTTGAGCTTTTTCGGCTAAATATGCTCAAGCACTCCGTCGAACAAGCCTCGTACCAGGCGGCGCGAAAAGGCATTATCATCGGTGCAAAGGTCAAGGACGTTGAGCAAGAAGCTAAGAACCATCTCGCCAATCTAGGCGTTTCTAACGCGGCGGTGACAATCAGTCCTGGGACGATCACTGACGACACGCAAGTGGTCCAAGTTGACATTGACGTTCCGATCACCGGCAATAGTTGGGTCTCACCAGTCTATTTTTTCGGCAATATCCATGGAAAAACACGCATGCTTGCCGAACGTGCCGCCGCAGACATGATGGGAACGGTCGCACCACCGCCTTGA
- a CDS encoding YebC/PmpR family DNA-binding transcriptional regulator: protein MGRGFEVRKVSMAKTAAQKSKVYSKYGKQLYVMAKNSGADPDCNPSLRTLIEKAKRDQVPAHVIEKALEKANGVGGEDYIAARYEGFGPGGCSVIIDCLTDNNMRTITDVRNCFTKTGSKLGAPGSVAHSFDHFAILSFKGEDEEHLLEAMLNAEVDVTEIECENGNLTLFAPATEHHKAKQALLEAIPDVQLEVDEITFVPQMSAEVSADDVPLFEKFMNMLNDCDDVQDIYHNAILPA from the coding sequence ATGGGTAGAGGATTTGAGGTCCGCAAAGTTTCGATGGCCAAAACGGCCGCGCAAAAGTCGAAAGTCTATTCAAAGTACGGCAAGCAGTTGTATGTGATGGCGAAGAATTCGGGGGCGGACCCGGACTGCAATCCTTCGCTTCGCACATTGATTGAGAAAGCCAAACGCGACCAAGTGCCCGCGCACGTGATCGAAAAAGCGCTGGAAAAAGCGAACGGAGTCGGTGGCGAAGACTATATCGCCGCACGCTACGAAGGTTTTGGCCCGGGTGGTTGCAGCGTGATCATTGATTGTCTGACCGACAACAACATGCGAACAATCACCGATGTTCGAAATTGTTTCACGAAGACTGGATCAAAGCTGGGGGCGCCCGGGTCCGTCGCTCACAGTTTTGACCACTTCGCGATTCTGTCGTTCAAGGGTGAAGACGAAGAGCATTTGCTTGAAGCGATGCTGAATGCGGAAGTCGATGTTACCGAAATCGAGTGCGAGAACGGAAACCTAACTCTGTTTGCTCCGGCGACCGAACACCACAAGGCAAAACAGGCGTTGTTAGAGGCCATTCCCGACGTTCAATTGGAAGTCGACGAAATCACGTTTGTGCCGCAAATGAGTGCCGAGGTTTCAGCAGACGATGTGCCATTGTTCGAGAAGTTCATGAACATGCTAAACGACTGTGACGATGTCCAAGACATCTACCACAACGCAATTTTGCCAGCGTAG
- a CDS encoding efflux RND transporter periplasmic adaptor subunit codes for MNSQNPNDSEVAFDADTFELANTRLKLRRDLKIMPSSKDAETSYIVEDSVSSDFFQIGLTQYALMSLMDGNTTLHSAVSQIATRMGESAITMAEAADTCRWLIDSRLAVAVDSQGRTIDHVSGLQDQRSSARRAAATANANPLFLKVPLGSPGERFERFCIRFECVKRRFTLVLLAVLFFVAAWFVLDDRAAIAQSLDGVVSANSAVWLLATFIGLKIVHELGHAIVCDRLGGRVREFGVVFILFVPVPYVDVTSCWSFASRRHRIAVSAAGMLAELTVAAIAAIIWTHVTDPVMRFHLFNVMLTGSLTTLLFNANFLMRFDGYYLLSDMLDLPNLAASSRQVLSQLSNRWLLGRNTTLSMDIAHRWKTLIVYGIAASVWRVIVCIGLAVAAAHLMHGFGLILAIISLAMWWGIPALRTIRFLSQRTIQSANCRRYLLTRTAPCGFAMLTAAMIMPWPVGVSAPAVVGFANAETIRAGADGFVAELFVAEGQVVTPGQPLARLENVELLSQAKRMRATMEITRLRARKEQLAGNIATYQAEIATADALAARLSETESRIEQLTLRAPIAGTVMTLDSRRRLNDQMGVYLSEGNAILQIVDPANKEVIVSIAQNDGEYFAERLGREVRFVSSSFPSDVTATLTLIQPHAEIKTDPRLMASGGGPLAVRHAAGVGSADTRSASTESADDVELVQPRFAARALLSNADRLPAGVTGQVEPGRYPRSVATKIWSLADDYAGKIALW; via the coding sequence GTGAACTCGCAAAATCCCAATGACAGTGAAGTCGCGTTTGATGCTGATACTTTTGAGCTGGCGAACACTCGCTTGAAGCTGCGACGTGACCTCAAAATCATGCCCTCCAGTAAAGACGCTGAAACATCCTACATCGTCGAAGATTCGGTCTCGTCCGATTTCTTTCAAATCGGCCTGACCCAGTACGCACTTATGTCGCTGATGGACGGGAACACCACGTTGCACAGTGCGGTTTCGCAAATTGCTACGCGTATGGGCGAGTCGGCAATCACGATGGCCGAAGCTGCTGACACGTGCCGATGGCTGATCGACAGTCGTTTGGCGGTCGCAGTCGATTCGCAGGGCCGAACGATTGATCACGTTTCGGGATTACAAGATCAACGGTCCAGCGCCCGTCGAGCTGCGGCAACTGCGAATGCAAATCCACTGTTCTTGAAAGTTCCGCTCGGATCACCCGGCGAGCGATTCGAACGGTTTTGTATTCGGTTCGAGTGTGTGAAACGGCGTTTCACGCTGGTGCTGTTGGCCGTTTTGTTTTTTGTCGCGGCGTGGTTCGTTCTTGATGACCGAGCCGCAATTGCGCAGTCCCTTGATGGAGTCGTGTCGGCAAACTCTGCAGTATGGTTGTTGGCCACGTTCATAGGGCTAAAGATTGTTCATGAATTGGGTCACGCGATCGTTTGTGACCGGCTGGGTGGGCGAGTGCGTGAGTTCGGCGTTGTGTTCATCTTGTTCGTCCCGGTCCCCTACGTCGACGTCACATCATGTTGGAGCTTTGCATCGAGACGGCACCGAATCGCTGTATCCGCGGCGGGGATGTTAGCCGAACTCACCGTTGCTGCGATCGCGGCGATCATCTGGACTCACGTAACCGATCCTGTCATGCGGTTTCATCTGTTCAATGTGATGCTGACGGGTAGTTTGACAACGCTACTGTTCAATGCCAACTTTCTAATGCGTTTCGACGGCTACTATCTGCTTTCCGACATGCTGGACCTTCCCAACTTGGCAGCGTCGTCACGACAAGTCCTGTCGCAACTGTCCAACCGCTGGCTGTTAGGACGAAACACAACTCTATCGATGGACATCGCACATCGGTGGAAGACACTGATTGTCTACGGAATCGCGGCATCGGTATGGCGAGTGATCGTATGCATCGGTTTAGCAGTAGCGGCGGCACATTTGATGCACGGATTCGGTTTGATTCTGGCCATCATCAGTCTGGCGATGTGGTGGGGGATTCCAGCGTTGCGAACGATTCGATTCTTATCTCAGCGAACGATTCAGTCCGCCAATTGTCGCCGTTATTTATTGACACGAACGGCACCGTGCGGCTTCGCGATGTTAACTGCTGCAATGATCATGCCGTGGCCAGTCGGTGTGTCCGCGCCCGCTGTCGTTGGGTTCGCCAATGCTGAAACCATCCGTGCCGGAGCCGATGGTTTTGTGGCCGAATTGTTCGTCGCCGAAGGCCAAGTTGTCACCCCAGGGCAACCGTTGGCCCGACTCGAGAACGTCGAACTGCTTTCCCAAGCAAAACGAATGCGGGCGACCATGGAAATCACCCGTCTGCGAGCTCGAAAGGAGCAATTGGCCGGCAACATTGCGACCTATCAGGCAGAGATCGCGACTGCAGATGCGTTGGCCGCGCGACTGTCTGAAACCGAGTCACGAATCGAACAACTGACTTTACGAGCCCCAATCGCAGGCACAGTCATGACGCTTGATTCCCGGCGGCGATTGAACGACCAAATGGGAGTCTATCTTTCCGAAGGAAATGCGATTTTGCAAATCGTCGATCCGGCAAACAAAGAAGTCATCGTCTCGATCGCTCAAAACGACGGAGAGTACTTCGCCGAACGACTTGGTCGCGAGGTGCGTTTCGTATCGTCGAGTTTCCCTAGCGACGTTACGGCAACCTTGACGCTGATCCAGCCGCATGCCGAAATCAAAACCGATCCGCGATTGATGGCCAGCGGTGGCGGCCCCCTCGCCGTCCGGCATGCAGCCGGCGTTGGATCGGCAGACACGAGATCAGCCAGTACAGAATCGGCCGACGACGTTGAACTCGTCCAGCCACGCTTCGCAGCACGAGCCTTGCTGTCCAACGCCGATCGGTTGCCAGCGGGCGTCACCGGCCAAGTTGAACCTGGCCGCTATCCACGCAGTGTCGCCACCAAGATTTGGAGCCTCGCCGACGACTACGCTGGCAAAATTGCGTTGTGGTAG
- a CDS encoding efflux RND transporter periplasmic adaptor subunit yields the protein MNLSSAKPEKPTDAERHRRSSPTVTNSEVRSATCHLADDFRFDAAHASHEDLSIDSLQRRLQTLSTASIDRAEMLGLLVRAVSGVTNAIWVGIAQTENAESIEIVSEHHRLASQNLALSHSTFLPTIQKTFETNTAQVAFLTPLSVLCIPISANATDAECISLVLELPARDVEPFLLVGQLAAACVQRFDDRCTLRETDWQADATAAIAELLAEMASATDLADAHLIAANRIADFLNAESVVLGSCRPYSVDRDSVAVSHGRARIEGISSTTKVDQGAATAKLITAAMSESLVRYDSLGESSTDFRVDRSETGLMQLAHQSLAESTKVGRIVSYPLVTSKGTVVGVWMASFAAETPANSGSHRFAETVTPYLADGLSGARRSSEGVVARSRRKISVAGSLVRPSILVAGMLIGAAAMIVPVPHRIECPTILQPTSQRFATAPHTGILKMAHVRPGDHVKQGQVLAEMDGVELELKHADLSAQRERAIKRVDVQRTLRDPSATQIASLEVTQLTAQLDLIAHQRDHLKITADVDGIVLQGDWHDARGAMVHVGDVLMQVAPLDTLRAELEVPERDVSYVQPGQSVRLAIDGNPLDTLSGKVDNLRPMSEIRNSRNVFLAEVILQNDGNRLRPGMRGTTKITADHRPLGWVMFHHAWESVYGSFR from the coding sequence TTGAACCTGTCCTCTGCAAAGCCTGAGAAACCAACCGACGCCGAGCGGCATCGACGTTCGTCGCCCACCGTGACGAACAGCGAAGTACGTTCAGCGACTTGCCACCTGGCTGACGATTTTCGCTTTGACGCTGCGCATGCTTCCCACGAAGACCTCTCGATTGACTCTTTGCAACGTCGACTACAAACATTGTCCACGGCGTCGATTGATCGCGCCGAAATGCTAGGTCTTCTCGTTCGAGCCGTTAGTGGTGTCACGAATGCGATCTGGGTAGGAATTGCTCAAACGGAAAACGCCGAGTCAATCGAGATCGTAAGTGAGCACCATCGATTGGCATCACAAAACCTCGCTTTGTCTCATTCGACCTTCCTGCCAACGATCCAGAAAACATTCGAGACCAACACAGCCCAAGTTGCCTTTCTGACGCCGCTATCGGTTTTATGCATCCCGATTTCGGCAAACGCCACGGACGCCGAATGCATTTCATTGGTGTTAGAACTGCCAGCCCGAGATGTCGAACCGTTCCTGCTGGTCGGGCAGCTCGCTGCTGCATGCGTACAACGATTCGATGACCGCTGTACCCTTCGTGAAACCGACTGGCAGGCAGATGCGACAGCTGCGATCGCGGAATTGCTAGCCGAGATGGCATCGGCAACCGACTTGGCGGACGCACACCTGATCGCCGCGAACCGAATCGCCGACTTTCTAAACGCCGAATCAGTCGTACTGGGCAGTTGCCGTCCCTACTCGGTCGATCGGGACTCTGTCGCGGTATCACATGGCCGAGCGCGTATCGAAGGGATATCTTCGACCACCAAAGTTGATCAAGGCGCTGCAACCGCGAAACTGATCACCGCGGCTATGTCTGAATCGTTAGTGCGGTACGATTCGCTGGGCGAATCGTCAACGGATTTCCGTGTTGATCGGTCCGAAACCGGACTGATGCAATTAGCGCATCAATCGCTTGCAGAATCCACGAAAGTAGGGCGTATCGTCAGCTATCCCCTCGTCACTTCGAAGGGAACCGTGGTCGGTGTCTGGATGGCCAGTTTCGCTGCCGAAACGCCGGCGAACTCAGGCAGCCATCGCTTCGCCGAAACCGTAACACCGTACCTTGCTGATGGGCTTTCAGGCGCACGTCGTTCGAGCGAAGGAGTCGTTGCACGATCACGACGAAAAATTTCTGTGGCGGGATCTTTGGTCCGGCCTTCAATTCTGGTCGCCGGCATGCTGATTGGTGCCGCGGCGATGATCGTTCCCGTGCCGCATCGAATTGAATGCCCAACCATTCTGCAGCCAACGTCCCAGCGATTCGCCACTGCGCCTCACACGGGCATCCTAAAGATGGCCCACGTTCGTCCCGGCGACCACGTGAAGCAGGGACAAGTGCTGGCAGAAATGGATGGCGTCGAACTCGAACTGAAGCACGCCGACTTGTCCGCTCAACGCGAACGGGCGATCAAACGGGTTGATGTTCAACGAACGTTACGGGACCCATCGGCGACCCAAATTGCATCACTCGAAGTCACTCAGTTGACGGCCCAACTGGACTTGATCGCCCATCAACGCGACCATCTAAAAATCACCGCTGATGTTGACGGCATCGTTTTGCAAGGTGATTGGCATGACGCTCGAGGCGCAATGGTGCATGTCGGCGATGTACTGATGCAAGTGGCCCCGCTGGACACATTGCGAGCCGAACTGGAAGTCCCCGAACGCGACGTTTCCTACGTTCAACCGGGCCAGTCCGTACGACTGGCCATTGACGGTAACCCGCTCGACACGTTGTCGGGAAAGGTCGACAACCTGCGTCCAATGTCCGAAATTCGGAACTCTCGCAATGTGTTTTTGGCAGAGGTCATCCTGCAGAATGACGGCAACCGTCTGCGACCCGGAATGCGAGGGACAACAAAGATCACCGCCGATCATCGTCCACTCGGCTGGGTCATGTTTCACCATGCTTGGGAAAGCGTCTACGGGAGCTTCCGATAG
- a CDS encoding efflux RND transporter periplasmic adaptor subunit — translation MRIKSIVAIAIASLIAIASTSMAELHAHEGFTRPVEQVELAVADSGVLAEIGIREGAQVRSGELICALDSGVLRASLAAAEARWNSRGNLAAAEATLAHRQNHLSQLELLHEKEHASDQEVIDAKLDVAVAMAGRQSAEDQLQVAKQEIAQIQSQIRRRSVVAPFDGVVVELPVSVGERVNATDGYVAKLVRLDQLRVRYDLATQIAAPLRVGEALAIHFPETNQTVTAKIDYIAAVTDSSSGTVRVEVLIDNRDGTYRSGVRCVLQRETAQVAQRR, via the coding sequence ATGCGAATCAAATCAATCGTAGCAATCGCAATAGCGTCTTTGATCGCGATTGCCTCCACTAGCATGGCAGAACTTCATGCGCACGAAGGATTCACTCGCCCGGTCGAACAGGTTGAATTGGCGGTTGCCGACTCGGGCGTCTTGGCCGAAATCGGAATTCGTGAAGGTGCCCAAGTTCGCTCGGGCGAGTTAATTTGTGCACTTGACTCAGGGGTCCTGCGTGCTTCTCTCGCCGCCGCAGAAGCGCGCTGGAATAGTCGCGGCAATCTAGCAGCTGCGGAAGCCACGCTCGCTCATCGCCAGAACCACCTATCACAACTTGAACTGTTGCACGAAAAGGAACACGCCAGCGACCAGGAAGTGATCGATGCCAAGCTAGACGTCGCAGTCGCGATGGCGGGTCGCCAAAGTGCCGAAGATCAACTGCAGGTCGCCAAGCAGGAAATCGCTCAAATTCAGTCGCAAATTCGGCGTCGCTCAGTCGTGGCACCGTTTGACGGGGTCGTCGTTGAACTCCCTGTTTCAGTGGGCGAGCGAGTCAACGCGACAGACGGTTACGTTGCAAAGCTGGTCAGGCTAGATCAATTGCGAGTTCGTTACGACTTGGCGACCCAGATCGCCGCACCGCTTCGAGTCGGTGAGGCGTTGGCGATCCATTTTCCAGAAACCAATCAAACGGTGACCGCGAAAATCGACTACATCGCCGCCGTAACAGACTCGAGCAGTGGAACCGTCCGCGTCGAAGTGCTGATCGACAACCGCGATGGAACTTATCGCAGCGGCGTTCGATGCGTCCTGCAGCGCGAGACCGCTCAAGTTGCCCAGCGACGTTGA